One window of Papaver somniferum cultivar HN1 chromosome 9, ASM357369v1, whole genome shotgun sequence genomic DNA carries:
- the LOC113309160 gene encoding uncharacterized protein LOC113309160 has product MEDWPECEGVKIKPPHLLREPGRPCVNRKRSWTEMNPEKKARHCRKCGGSRHNSRTCKGGEVGSNPKGKKARVECEVNGSSFTTTTSKPKKIPTGTKIRRSRASDSGKKTTSRTASSSETVKKTTSIATTKPEGKQPKPKTAATSSSVNVSIRNINKGPVKQTINNFNYDAGSKRQRKPTVQFDL; this is encoded by the exons ATGGAAGACTGGCCTGAG TGTGAAGGAGTAAAGATCAAACCTCCACATTTGCTTAGAGAACCAGGCAGGCCTTGTGTCAACAGGAAGAGGTCCTGGACAGAGATGAACCCCGAGAAGAAAGCGAGACACTGTCGTAAGTGTGGTGGTTCGAGGCACAACAGCAGAACATGTAAAGGTGGTGAGGTTGGATCCAACCCCAAGGGAAAGAAAGCTAGAGTTGAATGCGAGGTGAATGGAAGTTCATTTACAACCACTACCTCAAAACCAAAAAAGATTCCCACTGGAACCAAGATCAGAAGGAGCAGAGCAAGTGATTCTGGTAAAAAGACAACCTCAAGGACTGCTTCATCTTCTGAAACTGTTAAAAAGACTACATCAATTGCAACAACTAAGCCAGAAGGAAAACAACCAAAGCCTAAAACTGCTGCTACATCATCTAGTGTGAATGTGTCCATCAGAAACATCAACAAGGGCCCTGTGAAGCAGACCATTAACAATTTCAACTATGATGCAGGTTCAAAGAGGCAGAGGAAGCCTACAGTCCAGTTTGATTTGTAA